Proteins encoded by one window of Juglans regia cultivar Chandler chromosome 15, Walnut 2.0, whole genome shotgun sequence:
- the LOC108994583 gene encoding actin-related protein 4-like isoform X2: MYGGDEVSAIVIDLGSHTCKAGYAGEDAPKAVFPSVVGAIDQMEVDDLEKTENNSGSVDSKNTARTVDSDKTKAKRKLYVGSQSLRFRRDGMEVLSPIKDGVVVDWDIVDSIWDHAFRECLLIDPKEHPMLLAEPSSNTQQQRERMTELMFEKYKVPALFLAKNAVLTSFASGRATSLVVDSGGGSTTVAPVHDGYVIQKAVVSSPIGGEFLSDCLMKSLGSKGITIKPRYSFKRKEIRPGEFQVACKLYERRPM; the protein is encoded by the exons ATGTATGGAGGCG ATGAGGTATCGGCTATTGTAATAGACCTAGGTTCGCACACCTGCAAAGCCGGTTACGCCGGCGAAGATGCGCCCAAAGCTGTGTTTCCTTCA GTTGTCGGAGCAATTGATCAAATGGAAGTTGATGACcttgaaaaaactgaaaataactCTGGATCTGTGGATTCTAAAAACACTGCCAGAACAGTTGATTCTGACAAAACCAAGGCAAAACGCAAATTGTATGTTGGATCTCAATCCTTACGTTTTCGCCGGGATGGTATGGAG GTGTTGTCACCCATAAAGGATGGAGTTGTTGTTGACTGGGATATAGTTGACAGCATATGGGATCATGCTTTTAG GGAATGCCTGTTGATTGACCCTAAAGAGCATCCAATGCTACTTGCAGAACCATCTTCTAATACccaacaacaaagagaaag GATGACAGAGCTTATGTTTGAAAAGTACAAGGTTCCCGCGTTGTTTTTGGCCAAGAATGCT GTTCTCACATCTTTCGCATCGGGACGTGCTACCTCATTAGTTGTTGACAG TGGTGGAGGATCAACTACGGTTGCCCCAGTGCATGATGGTTATGTTATTCAGAAG GCTGTTGTATCTTCTCCAATTGGGGGAGAATTTCTTAGTGATTGCTTAATGAAAAGTTTGGGAAGCAAAGGTATCACG ATAAAACCCAGATATTCTttcaagagaaaggaaatcCGGCCAGGAGAGTTTCag GTTGCTTGCAAGCTTTATGAGAGAAGGCCAATGTAA
- the LOC108994589 gene encoding protein ASPARTIC PROTEASE IN GUARD CELL 1-like, with translation MLSSIICHCLYLPPNSNADVIQRPLHFFLNLYIISYKKTQIQSLIFSLSCLLCDKSDMASNSKLFFFSFFFAIFVALAVSLLPLALSRGLTEEATHAFLDVSASLEQAQAVLSFDPETVQPFGQHDDEMQQQTLANSSSFSVQLHPRDFLLKTSYKDYKSLVLSRLERDSARVKSLTTKLQVSLDGVSESDLEPMKTELRPEDLSTPIVSGTSQGSGEYFSRVGVGSPPKLFYMVLDTGSDINWLQCQPCSDCYQQSDPVFNPGSSSSYKTLSCTSQQCGSLENPGCSTGKCQYQVSYGDGSYTVGDFVTETVSFGNTGAVNGIALGCGHENEGLFVGAAGLLGLGAGKLSLLSQIKASSFSYCLVDRHSGRSSTLEFNSAPPSDSVTTPLLRNEKVGTFYYIGLTGLSVGGQPVSIPSSAFQLDASGNGGIIIDSGTAITRLQTEAYNSLRDAFVKLTRHLPSTSGVSLFDTCYDLSSMTSVRVPTVAFRLSDGKSLQLPAKNYLIPVDSSGTFCFAFAATGSSLSIIGNVQQQGTRVSFDLAKSRVGFSPNKC, from the coding sequence ATGCTGTCTTCCATTATCTGCCATTGTCTTTATCTACCTCCTAACAGCAATGCTGACGTGATACAGAGACCTCTCCATTTCTTTCtgaatctatatataatatcatataaaaaaacccaaatccaGTCACTGATCTTCTCCCTGAGCTGTCTGCTCTGCGACAAATCAGATATGGCTTCTAATAGCAAGCTTttcttcttcagcttcttcttcGCCATTTTCGTCGCCCTAGCTGTTTCTTTACTTCCCTTGGCTCTCTCCCGTGGCCTAACTGAGGAAGCTACACACGCATTCCTCGACGTGTCGGCCTCGCTCGAACAAGCCCAAGCAGTCCTCAGCTTCGACCCTGAAACGGTTCAACCCTTTGGCCAACATGATGACGAGATGCAGCAACAAACCCTCGCTAACTCCTCGTCTTTCTCGGTTCAGCTTCACCCACGAGACTTTCTCCTCAAGACCTCATATAAAGACTACAAAAGCCTCGTTTTATCTCGACTCGAGCGCGACTCGGCCCGAGTCAAATCGCTCACTACCAAGCTCCAGGTGTCCCTCGACGGCGTGAGTGAGTCGGATCTTGAACCCATGAAGACGGAGCTTCGCCCTGAGGACCTGTCCACTCCGATCGTGTCCGGGACGAGCCAGGGTAGCGGCGAGTACTTCTCGCGCGTAGGTGTGGGAAGCCCGCCCAAGCTCTTCTACATGGTCCTCGACACCGGTAGCGACATCAATTGGCTCCAATGCCAGCCCTGTTCGGACTGCTACCAGCAATCCGACCCGGTATTCAATCCGGGCTCATCTTCCTCCTACAAGACCCTCTCCTGCACCTCCCAGCAATGCGGGTCCCTCGAGAACCCAGGGTGTAGCACTGGTAAGTGTCAATATCAGGTTTCCTACGGCGACGGATCGTACACGGTCGGTGACTTCGTAACGGAGACGGTGTCGTTCGGAAACACAGGGGCGGTAAACGGCATCGCTCTGGGTTGCGGCCACGAAAACGAGGGTTTGTTCGTTGGGGCGGCCGGATTACTGGGGCTGGGTGCGGGCAAACTTTCGCTTCTCTCTCAGATCAAAGCGTCTTCGTTCTCTTACTGCCTTGTGGACCGTCACTCGGGCAGGTCCTCGACGCTCGAGTTCAACTCAGCTCCACCCTCCGACTCGGTCACGACCCCTCTACTCCGAAACGAGAAAGTTGGTACGTTCTACTACATCGGACTCACCGGACTAAGCGTCGGAGGCCAGCCCGTCTCGATCCCGTCCTCCGCGTTCCAATTGGACGCATCAGGAAACGGCGGGATCATCATCGACTCCGGGACCGCCATAACTCGTCTTCAGACGGAGGCCTACAACTCGCTCCGCGACGCGTTCGTGAAGCTGACTCGGCACTTACCGTCCACAAGCGGCGTGTCTCTGTTCGACACCTGTTACGATCTTTCTTCCATGACATCCGTGAGAGTACCAACTGTGGCATTCCGGCTGTCGGACGGAAAGTCGCTGCAGCTACCGGCGAAGAATTATCTGATCCCGGTCGACTCGTCCGGAACCTTCTGTTTCGCCTTCGCTGCTACGGGGTCGTCTTTGTCAATCATCGGGAATGTGCAGCAGCAGGGGACACGGGTCAGTTTCGATTTGGCAAAATCGCGGGTCGGGTTCTCACCCAATAAATGTTAG